A portion of the Hoylesella buccalis ATCC 35310 genome contains these proteins:
- a CDS encoding glycoside hydrolase family 30 protein gives MKKKNMYITSLLLSANLFLSIACSVDSGLNIQPEVKPENPTPSPVPQANKVKTFTTTSDGFIQLAQKEISLKAGESLAPSTILIDDTKVGQEIDGFGFAITYSTCYNLLHMSAADRADFLKRTYSETEGYGVSYARISIGCNDFSSTEYTLCDEKGLEHFRLYKDETDYVIPILKEILAINPKLKIVAAPWTCPKWMKVKDLKTKTPFDSWTDGHVNPDHYTDYANYFVKFVQTMKAEGINIYAVSPQNEPLNRANCASTYMPWQEQAEFVKELAKAFKKNALKTKIYLFDHNYNYDNKADQEDYPVKIYNALGNEFEGSEYVVGAAYHDYGGSNTELDDIYAKAPDKELIFSESSIGTWNNGRNLSARLLPDMKNVILGTVNRHCKAVLVWNLMLDEKMGPNLDGGCQTCYGAVDIASDYKTLHRNSHYYIISHISSVVRPGAVRIEDSSRSAHIKDVDYATFRNPDSTYGIVLANSGGHDQMITVSNGAYNFQVTVPAEGVVSCIWNPSVTSKKD, from the coding sequence ATGAAAAAGAAAAATATGTATATCACTTCACTGCTTCTCAGTGCCAACCTTTTCTTGTCTATTGCATGCTCAGTGGACAGCGGTCTCAATATTCAGCCTGAAGTTAAGCCAGAAAATCCCACACCCTCTCCAGTTCCTCAAGCCAACAAGGTGAAAACATTCACTACAACATCCGACGGTTTTATACAGCTGGCTCAGAAGGAAATTTCGCTCAAAGCTGGAGAGTCTTTAGCTCCGTCGACCATTCTCATCGATGATACGAAAGTGGGACAAGAAATCGACGGATTTGGCTTTGCCATCACTTACAGCACATGTTACAATCTCCTTCACATGAGTGCTGCAGACAGAGCCGATTTTCTGAAACGCACCTATTCGGAAACCGAAGGATACGGTGTGAGCTATGCGAGAATATCTATTGGATGCAATGACTTTTCGAGTACCGAATATACCTTGTGCGATGAGAAAGGATTAGAGCATTTCCGCCTGTATAAAGACGAGACTGACTATGTAATTCCCATTCTCAAGGAGATTCTGGCCATCAATCCCAAACTCAAGATTGTAGCAGCACCATGGACCTGTCCGAAATGGATGAAAGTGAAAGACCTGAAGACAAAGACTCCATTCGACTCATGGACCGACGGACATGTAAATCCTGATCATTACACCGACTATGCCAACTATTTCGTGAAGTTTGTACAGACCATGAAAGCTGAAGGCATCAACATCTATGCAGTGAGTCCACAGAATGAGCCGCTCAACAGAGCCAACTGCGCCTCGACCTATATGCCCTGGCAGGAACAGGCAGAGTTTGTCAAAGAATTGGCCAAAGCTTTCAAAAAGAATGCGCTGAAGACTAAGATCTACCTTTTCGACCACAACTACAACTACGACAACAAGGCCGATCAGGAAGACTATCCCGTCAAGATATACAACGCGCTTGGCAACGAGTTCGAAGGGTCTGAATATGTAGTTGGTGCAGCCTATCACGACTATGGTGGAAGCAATACCGAGTTAGATGATATTTATGCCAAGGCTCCCGACAAGGAACTCATCTTCTCTGAGAGTTCCATCGGTACCTGGAACAACGGGCGTAATCTTTCCGCCAGATTGTTGCCCGATATGAAAAACGTCATCTTGGGAACAGTGAACAGACACTGCAAGGCTGTGTTGGTATGGAATCTGATGCTCGATGAGAAGATGGGGCCCAACCTCGACGGAGGCTGCCAGACTTGCTACGGCGCTGTGGATATTGCATCGGACTACAAGACGCTGCATCGCAATTCTCACTACTACATCATTAGCCATATATCCAGCGTGGTGCGCCCCGGAGCCGTTCGGATAGAAGATTCAAGCCGTAGCGCACACATCAAGGATGTAGACTATGCCACATTCCGCAATCCCGATTCCACCTACGGCATCGTATTGGCCAACAGCGGTGGCCACGACCAGATGATAACCGTCAGCAACGGTGCATACAACTTCCAGGTAACAGTTCCTGCCGAAGGTGTTGTATCATGTATATGGAATCCTTCTGTAACATCTAAAAAAGATTGA
- a CDS encoding glycosyltransferase family protein → MKVIFIVQGEGRGHLTQALTLEKALRDCGHEVTEILVGRSRSREVPSFFLHRTQAPVFGFLSPNFLPSKANQKVGLTRSIIYNIFKSPKYLSSIRYLHEHIQASGADLVVNFYEVLTGLTYFLFRPGVPEVCIGHQYMFLHPSYPFPKKHKASQRLMLAFTRATCLGATRKLGLSFRKTGDYDEENLSVVPPLLRDEALKIQRGKGDYMTGYIINAGFSDSVMQWHANHRDISLHFFWDKKDAEETTQIDDTLTFHRIDDQKFLYYLANCKAYATTGGFESVCEAMYMGKPAMMVPVHVEQECNAHEATLEGAGIKSDSFNMDQLIAFSQQYMEKTEFRTWENGAKMMIVARLEAAVEQYNNTATNKGYGLTRFGRKLLVKSLLHNFSFKNY, encoded by the coding sequence ATGAAAGTCATATTCATTGTACAAGGTGAAGGCAGAGGACATCTGACACAAGCCTTGACTTTAGAGAAAGCACTTCGTGATTGTGGCCACGAAGTAACCGAGATACTTGTCGGTAGAAGTCGGTCTAGGGAAGTACCCTCCTTTTTTCTTCATCGAACACAAGCCCCTGTCTTTGGCTTCCTCAGCCCTAACTTTCTACCGTCAAAAGCAAACCAGAAGGTAGGACTTACTCGATCTATCATCTACAACATTTTTAAATCGCCTAAATACCTGTCGAGCATTCGATATCTTCATGAGCATATCCAAGCGAGTGGTGCCGACCTGGTCGTCAATTTTTATGAAGTCCTCACAGGATTAACCTATTTTCTTTTTCGGCCCGGCGTACCAGAAGTGTGCATCGGTCATCAGTACATGTTTTTGCATCCATCCTACCCTTTCCCGAAAAAACATAAAGCGAGCCAACGCCTCATGTTGGCGTTCACGCGAGCAACATGCCTGGGCGCCACGCGTAAGTTAGGCTTGTCGTTTAGGAAAACTGGCGATTACGATGAAGAAAACCTATCTGTTGTACCACCATTATTACGTGATGAGGCACTAAAGATACAAAGAGGTAAGGGTGATTACATGACGGGCTATATCATCAATGCTGGGTTCAGTGACTCGGTGATGCAGTGGCATGCCAATCATCGAGATATCTCGCTGCACTTTTTCTGGGACAAAAAGGATGCGGAAGAAACCACACAGATTGACGACACACTGACTTTTCATCGCATTGACGATCAGAAATTTTTATATTATCTGGCCAATTGTAAGGCTTATGCAACAACTGGTGGTTTTGAGTCGGTATGCGAAGCCATGTATATGGGTAAGCCCGCGATGATGGTACCTGTCCATGTCGAACAAGAGTGCAATGCGCATGAGGCCACGTTGGAAGGGGCTGGAATCAAGTCAGATAGCTTCAACATGGACCAACTTATTGCATTTAGTCAGCAATATATGGAAAAAACGGAATTTCGTACCTGGGAAAATGGCGCCAAAATGATGATTGTTGCGCGGTTGGAGGCAGCCGTGGAGCAATACAACAACACTGCAACCAACAAAGGCTACGGTCTAACGAGGTTTGGAAGAAAACTGTTAGTGAAGAGCCTTTTGCACAATTTTTCCTTCAAAAATTACTGA
- a CDS encoding mannose-1-phosphate guanylyltransferase has protein sequence MEKTHNHLVIMAGGVGSRFWPMSTSDKPKQFIDVLGVGKSLLQLTLDRFSGLCSPDHVWILTNKKYFHLVRQQLPDVPVENILQEPMRRNTAPCIAYVSWRIKSCDPQANIVVTPSDHVVTNGVEFQRVVKSCLTFANETDAIITLGMKPNRPETGYGYIQADLTSSSLRNKELFRVDRFREKPDLQTAQEYIEQSNFFWNAGIFIWNVKTIVNAFRVYVPAMAKIFESMMDIYGTKEEQQVIDERYGACENISVDYAILEKSEEIFVCPAEFGWSDLGTWSSLLQQTKRDLYGNGIIGENISLYDTHNCIVHATQAKQVVIQGLDDCIVAEKDGVLLICKLAEEQRIKQFSGEN, from the coding sequence ATGGAAAAAACACACAACCATTTGGTAATTATGGCAGGTGGAGTAGGGAGCCGCTTTTGGCCCATGAGTACAAGTGATAAACCCAAGCAGTTTATTGATGTATTAGGAGTTGGCAAATCCCTTTTGCAACTCACTTTGGACAGATTCAGTGGACTTTGTTCTCCCGATCACGTTTGGATTTTGACCAATAAGAAATATTTTCATCTTGTGCGTCAACAGCTTCCTGATGTCCCCGTTGAAAACATCCTTCAGGAGCCCATGCGCCGTAATACGGCACCCTGTATAGCATACGTCAGTTGGCGTATCAAGTCGTGTGACCCGCAAGCTAACATCGTAGTGACGCCCAGTGACCATGTTGTCACTAATGGAGTTGAATTCCAAAGAGTAGTCAAATCTTGTTTAACTTTTGCCAACGAAACAGATGCAATCATCACCTTGGGAATGAAACCCAACAGACCTGAAACAGGGTATGGTTACATCCAAGCAGATTTAACCTCCAGTTCGTTGCGTAACAAAGAACTTTTCAGGGTAGATAGATTTAGGGAAAAACCAGATTTACAGACCGCACAAGAATATATCGAGCAGAGCAATTTTTTCTGGAATGCCGGCATCTTTATTTGGAACGTTAAAACAATCGTCAATGCCTTCAGGGTATATGTGCCAGCAATGGCTAAGATTTTTGAGAGCATGATGGATATCTATGGTACCAAAGAAGAACAACAGGTCATCGACGAACGATATGGTGCGTGTGAAAACATCTCTGTAGACTATGCGATTTTAGAGAAATCTGAAGAAATCTTTGTGTGTCCAGCAGAGTTTGGATGGAGTGATCTGGGTACCTGGAGTTCGCTACTTCAGCAAACTAAGCGCGATCTGTACGGCAATGGCATCATCGGAGAGAATATTTCTTTGTATGACACTCATAATTGCATCGTACATGCGACACAGGCCAAACAAGTTGTCATCCAAGGACTTGATGATTGTATTGTCGCCGAAAAAGATGGTGTCTTATTGATTTGTAAGCTGGCAGAAGAGCAACGCATCAAACAATTTTCTGGCGAAAACTGA
- a CDS encoding DUF5121 domain-containing protein, producing the protein MKRYIKHILALIIAVPLLVACNDEETTTGNPVITVSTERLSATMGDSIDYHVNCSNSTGVPLSTLKVELCYGGEVVATQTVRTKTEGTYSGRIKAPFYRSIPNGTAELRFTLQDVSLAITEKSLEVDIQRPKFKSIDFVCADGKTYAMTPSAENPYLFTTIINTPSTVTKGHFKAPTVGNTHEPLLFGWNGKEVALGNDGDITFTSENAGDVEISFDMRYFEYGPTYEAQVTLVQFATSGETQVLNMSRGKLYEFEGSPEMKSDEWYYDPDFLSRNNDGTFTFEALTGSYSLTADFEKKYFRIHPLAENGNPASLQPDGTGCIWIIGSEGMNKPTWKAINHGWWTGVDVDVAMAPIADKVYQVTLTIGQQLNAKDINFKFFGQPNWGVEFGKAGSDHYLVTDNPYFKVQEKDGNIAIADDATIKDGETYVFTIDCSAGMKPAKLKVAKQ; encoded by the coding sequence ATGAAAAGATATATCAAACATATCCTTGCTCTCATCATTGCAGTGCCGCTACTTGTGGCCTGTAATGATGAAGAAACCACGACAGGGAATCCTGTCATCACGGTTTCTACCGAACGGCTTTCCGCCACGATGGGCGACAGTATAGATTATCATGTGAACTGCTCTAACAGCACGGGAGTTCCCCTCTCCACCCTTAAAGTAGAACTGTGCTACGGAGGGGAAGTCGTAGCCACACAAACAGTCAGAACCAAGACAGAGGGAACATACAGCGGACGTATTAAAGCGCCTTTTTACCGTTCCATTCCCAATGGTACGGCCGAGCTTCGCTTTACACTACAGGATGTATCTCTGGCAATAACAGAAAAAAGTCTTGAGGTGGACATCCAACGTCCGAAATTCAAATCCATCGATTTCGTTTGTGCAGATGGGAAAACTTATGCCATGACACCATCAGCCGAGAATCCCTACTTGTTCACCACTATCATCAATACTCCCTCTACGGTTACCAAGGGCCATTTCAAGGCTCCTACCGTTGGGAATACACACGAGCCATTGTTGTTTGGATGGAATGGCAAGGAAGTAGCCCTGGGAAACGATGGCGACATCACCTTTACCTCTGAGAATGCGGGAGATGTAGAGATCAGCTTCGATATGCGGTATTTCGAGTACGGACCAACCTACGAAGCCCAAGTCACATTAGTTCAGTTTGCCACAAGCGGCGAAACACAAGTGCTAAATATGTCGCGAGGAAAACTATATGAGTTTGAGGGATCACCGGAAATGAAATCAGACGAATGGTATTACGACCCAGATTTCCTGAGCCGGAACAACGACGGCACATTCACATTCGAAGCCCTCACGGGAAGCTATTCGCTCACGGCAGACTTCGAGAAGAAGTACTTCCGCATACATCCGCTGGCAGAGAATGGCAACCCAGCCTCACTACAACCCGACGGCACAGGTTGTATATGGATTATCGGAAGCGAAGGTATGAACAAGCCTACATGGAAAGCCATCAACCATGGCTGGTGGACTGGGGTAGATGTTGATGTGGCCATGGCTCCCATAGCTGATAAAGTATACCAAGTGACGTTGACCATCGGACAGCAACTGAATGCCAAAGATATCAACTTCAAGTTCTTCGGTCAGCCCAACTGGGGTGTGGAATTCGGTAAAGCTGGTTCCGACCATTATCTCGTTACCGACAATCCCTATTTCAAAGTTCAGGAGAAAGATGGCAATATCGCCATCGCCGACGATGCAACAATCAAAGATGGAGAAACCTACGTCTTCACCATTGACTGTTCAGCAGGAATGAAGCCTGCCAAACTGAAGGTTGCAAAACAATAA
- the rpmA gene encoding 50S ribosomal protein L27, with amino-acid sequence MAHKKGVGSSKNGRDSESKRLGVKIWGGQSVIAGNIIVRQRGSKHNPGQNVGMGKDDTLYALSDGIVYFQKGRKDKSTVSVLSEEAYAEKMKKAEA; translated from the coding sequence ATGGCACATAAGAAAGGTGTAGGTAGTTCTAAGAACGGCCGTGATTCAGAATCGAAAAGATTAGGCGTAAAGATTTGGGGTGGTCAAAGTGTCATCGCAGGCAACATCATTGTTCGTCAACGTGGCTCAAAGCATAACCCAGGACAGAATGTTGGAATGGGCAAAGACGATACACTATATGCTTTAAGTGATGGTATCGTTTATTTCCAAAAAGGTCGTAAAGACAAGAGTACCGTTTCTGTTCTTTCAGAAGAAGCTTACGCAGAAAAAATGAAAAAAGCAGAAGCTTAA
- a CDS encoding transketolase family protein, translating into MNDLKTMNRAADNIRILAVSMVEKANSGHPGGAMGGADFINVLFSEYLVYDPDDATWAGRDRFYLDPGHMSPMLYSTLALQGKYTIDELKNFRQWDSPTTGHPERDITRGIENTSGPLGQGHTFAAGAAVAEKFLEAKLGKTMMQHKIYAYISDGGIQEEISQGTGRLAGALGLNNLIMFYDSNDIQLSTDCDAVTQEDTAMKYQSWGWNVLTINGNDVTEIRQALDAALTEQHRPTLIIGKTTMGKGALKADGSSYERNVKTHGAPLGGDAYTKTVLNLGGNLDNPFEIFQEVQAMYDKRQDELREIVAQRHAEEKAWAEKNPELSAQMQDWFSGNAPQIDWSKVEQKPGQATRAASSVCLSVLAEQVPNMVCSSADLSNSDKTDGFLKKTQSMVKGDFTGAFFQAGVSELTMTCMCIGMYLHGGVIPACGTFFVFSDYQKPAVRLAALMEVPIKFIWSHDAFRVGEDGPTHEPVEQEAQIRLMEKLKNHHGKDSVRVFRPADVEETTVCWQMAMENMDTPTALILSRQAIESLPEGNNYQEARKGAYIVAGSDEQYDVILLASGSEVSTLVAGAKLLRNDNIKTRIVSVPSEGLFRRQSREYQESILPKDAKIFGLTAGLPVTLQGLVGANGKVFGLESFGYSAPYKVLDEKLGFTAENVYKQVKEYLSE; encoded by the coding sequence ATGAATGACTTAAAAACTATGAACCGTGCGGCAGACAACATCAGAATTCTTGCTGTCTCCATGGTAGAAAAGGCAAACTCTGGCCACCCAGGAGGTGCTATGGGCGGTGCTGATTTTATTAATGTGCTTTTTTCAGAATACTTGGTGTACGACCCAGACGATGCAACTTGGGCTGGAAGAGATCGTTTTTATCTTGACCCAGGTCACATGTCGCCCATGCTTTACTCCACACTTGCCTTGCAAGGTAAATATACGATTGATGAATTGAAGAATTTCAGACAGTGGGACTCGCCAACAACGGGCCATCCCGAACGTGACATCACTCGAGGAATAGAAAACACATCTGGACCTTTAGGTCAAGGACACACCTTTGCTGCCGGTGCAGCTGTGGCGGAAAAGTTCCTGGAAGCCAAGCTTGGAAAAACCATGATGCAACATAAGATATATGCATATATATCGGATGGTGGCATTCAAGAAGAGATTTCCCAAGGAACAGGCCGGTTGGCAGGTGCGTTGGGGCTGAACAATCTCATCATGTTCTACGATTCTAACGACATTCAGCTCTCGACGGATTGCGATGCTGTAACGCAAGAAGATACAGCAATGAAATATCAATCATGGGGATGGAACGTATTGACCATCAACGGTAATGATGTTACTGAGATTCGTCAAGCATTGGACGCAGCCCTGACGGAACAGCACCGACCCACGCTCATCATAGGCAAGACTACCATGGGTAAGGGGGCTTTGAAAGCTGATGGCAGCAGCTACGAGCGTAATGTGAAAACACACGGTGCCCCACTTGGCGGTGATGCTTACACTAAAACAGTACTTAATCTGGGCGGAAACCTCGATAATCCTTTTGAAATCTTCCAAGAAGTCCAAGCAATGTACGACAAACGCCAGGACGAACTGCGAGAGATTGTTGCCCAACGTCATGCTGAAGAAAAGGCATGGGCTGAGAAAAATCCAGAGTTGTCGGCACAAATGCAAGACTGGTTCTCTGGTAATGCTCCTCAAATTGATTGGAGCAAGGTTGAACAGAAACCAGGACAGGCCACTCGTGCTGCTTCATCAGTATGCCTTAGTGTCCTGGCCGAACAGGTTCCTAACATGGTTTGTTCGTCTGCCGACCTATCCAATTCGGACAAAACAGATGGTTTCTTGAAAAAAACGCAGAGCATGGTGAAAGGCGATTTCACTGGTGCTTTCTTCCAAGCTGGCGTCAGTGAGCTTACCATGACCTGTATGTGCATTGGCATGTACCTGCACGGTGGCGTCATTCCTGCCTGTGGAACCTTCTTCGTCTTCTCCGATTATCAGAAGCCGGCCGTTCGTTTGGCCGCATTGATGGAAGTTCCCATCAAGTTCATTTGGTCACACGACGCATTCCGTGTTGGTGAAGATGGTCCTACCCATGAGCCTGTGGAGCAGGAAGCACAAATCAGATTGATGGAAAAGTTAAAGAACCATCATGGAAAAGATTCCGTCAGAGTGTTTCGTCCTGCAGACGTTGAAGAGACAACAGTGTGTTGGCAAATGGCCATGGAAAACATGGATACACCGACGGCACTCATCCTTTCACGTCAGGCCATTGAGAGTTTGCCAGAAGGAAACAACTACCAAGAAGCACGTAAAGGTGCATACATCGTTGCTGGCAGCGACGAACAATATGACGTTATCTTGTTGGCCAGCGGCTCAGAAGTGTCAACTTTGGTTGCCGGTGCAAAATTATTGAGAAACGACAACATCAAGACGCGCATTGTCAGTGTGCCGTCTGAAGGGTTGTTCCGCCGTCAAAGCAGAGAATATCAAGAGTCCATTCTTCCGAAAGATGCAAAGATTTTCGGTCTGACAGCAGGATTACCAGTAACCTTACAAGGCCTGGTTGGAGCCAATGGAAAAGTCTTTGGACTTGAGAGCTTCGGCTATTCTGCACCTTATAAGGTGTTGGACGAAAAGTTAGGCTTCACGGCTGAGAATGTATACAAGCAGGTAAAAGAATATCTATCTGAATAA
- a CDS encoding RagB/SusD family nutrient uptake outer membrane protein: MTTKQYIKTILMGCALSATTACSLDTEPISQASELTEGSQTDTTTAVLKNREAALSQRTALYKLFKNRQEHMHLDYLLLGEAHADNAYGGTTGQETIPTETNALDAATGTMSRDWSRYLEDIAKANVLINGVEQLHKKGEVSDAEYRQWCAEGQIFRALMMFRMVRMWGSLPVITKVAQTITSDNIKEVYPTYFPPRSTTEECYHQIIEDLEYAELNAPDISSTDRTLMSKTVAQAFLCKVYAEKAVRDYDKVIAYAEKVRNTPGVALEKDFSTLWGWNAKTKDCMKRNTTEGILEIQWFPGAGNWESWMYGRCLEDYDNSFTWAKWVTPSRDLIRAFEAENDTLRKNQTIVYYDCSWSNYYPSSHYAFMFKLRSGYNNVYVVRLADIILLEAEAYANKGNLAEAAKLVNIIRQRAKLPVLDTKYTSSKEKMQEAVLLERRLELAMEGERWYDLCRNDKVESVMNSLNSRDEGRLPQARPFDENSYLLPIPQSAIDENDNLRQNPGY, encoded by the coding sequence ATGACAACAAAACAATATATCAAAACAATACTAATGGGATGTGCGCTATCAGCCACAACAGCCTGTTCATTGGACACAGAGCCTATATCCCAAGCCTCGGAACTAACCGAAGGCTCACAAACCGACACAACTACAGCCGTACTGAAGAATAGGGAAGCTGCCCTGAGCCAGCGAACGGCTTTATACAAACTCTTTAAAAACCGACAGGAACACATGCATCTGGACTATTTGCTGCTTGGGGAAGCCCATGCCGACAATGCCTACGGAGGAACAACTGGGCAGGAAACCATTCCCACGGAAACCAATGCCCTGGATGCCGCCACGGGAACGATGAGCCGCGACTGGAGCCGGTATCTGGAAGACATTGCCAAAGCCAACGTGCTCATCAATGGTGTAGAACAGCTTCACAAGAAAGGAGAAGTTAGCGATGCAGAGTATCGTCAATGGTGTGCGGAAGGACAAATATTCCGTGCCTTGATGATGTTCCGCATGGTCAGGATGTGGGGTTCACTGCCTGTCATCACGAAAGTGGCGCAGACCATTACCTCCGACAATATCAAAGAGGTTTATCCCACTTACTTTCCACCACGTTCCACAACAGAGGAATGTTATCATCAGATTATCGAAGACTTGGAATATGCAGAGCTAAACGCCCCCGACATTTCGTCAACCGACCGCACGCTGATGTCGAAGACTGTAGCGCAGGCCTTCCTATGCAAGGTGTACGCCGAGAAGGCCGTGCGTGATTATGACAAGGTGATTGCTTACGCTGAAAAGGTGAGAAACACGCCTGGCGTGGCTTTGGAAAAAGACTTTTCCACCCTATGGGGATGGAACGCTAAAACCAAGGACTGCATGAAGCGCAACACCACTGAGGGAATACTTGAGATTCAGTGGTTCCCCGGAGCCGGCAACTGGGAATCATGGATGTACGGCCGATGTCTGGAAGATTATGACAATAGCTTCACTTGGGCCAAATGGGTAACCCCATCACGCGACCTGATCAGAGCCTTTGAAGCCGAGAACGACACGCTGAGAAAGAATCAGACCATCGTTTATTATGACTGCTCGTGGAGCAACTACTATCCGTCTTCACACTATGCCTTCATGTTTAAACTGCGTTCGGGTTACAACAACGTATATGTTGTTCGTTTGGCCGACATCATCCTTCTTGAGGCAGAAGCTTATGCAAACAAGGGCAATTTGGCTGAAGCAGCCAAGCTCGTGAACATCATCAGGCAAAGGGCCAAGCTCCCCGTTTTGGATACCAAATACACGTCATCTAAAGAAAAAATGCAGGAAGCCGTTTTACTGGAACGCCGGTTGGAGCTTGCCATGGAAGGCGAGCGATGGTACGACCTATGTCGCAACGACAAAGTGGAAAGTGTCATGAATAGTCTCAACAGCAGAGATGAAGGACGCCTACCACAGGCAAGACCATTTGACGAGAACTCTTATTTGCTCCCAATACCTCAGTCGGCTATTGACGAGAACGATAACTTACGTCAGAATCCCGGCTATTAA
- a CDS encoding DUF6377 domain-containing protein: MKIRLLLLFFIFALSQESSMAHSNRSETQLSLNELYSLLDRSIKNSQQHIKTKEHRLSVLRRQYEGMSNLQARYELADGLYREYYSYSNDSALVWLGRGLELAKALKRKDLLNNRRLLLANQYGLSGFYNEAIFHFQQIPLERLSMEDRINYYFVGSHFYGDLAFFSKDSQIAQQYYHIADQYSDSLNAIAPHNSIPYLWRKTERLNNSDQYQEALKTSTQWEKQVSYGTHDYAIMAFFRAEIYRKMKNRDEQKRWLAISALCDINSAVMDQSSLWNLANLLSEDGDNDRAYQYMDFSWTCVSHFSTHMRGWLVSPILTLINNNYRDSLQSANHHLMLLIVVVSLLSIILLGIIFYVQHKRTQLAKARNELKSINSRLEILNEQLSNANTLLSSTNHQLSDANKMKDEYIGKFLSTCSEYIDKLDNYRIKVNRKLKARQYNDLLKMTETDELKSNELNELFYNFDTVFLHLFPNFVNDFNALLQPEHRIHIPHGGQLTTDLRIFALIRLGIEESSRIAEFLNYSPNSIYNYRARIKKKALCDRSEFEKRVKNITM; the protein is encoded by the coding sequence ATGAAAATAAGACTTTTACTCTTATTTTTTATCTTCGCTTTGTCCCAGGAATCGTCTATGGCGCATTCCAATCGTTCCGAGACACAGCTTTCTCTTAACGAGCTCTATTCACTTTTAGACCGCTCCATCAAAAATTCTCAACAACATATCAAGACCAAAGAACATCGCCTTTCTGTTTTACGCCGGCAGTATGAGGGCATGAGCAATCTTCAAGCACGCTATGAGTTGGCGGACGGATTGTATCGTGAATATTATTCCTACAGCAACGACTCTGCGCTCGTATGGCTTGGTCGCGGACTGGAACTAGCCAAAGCATTGAAGCGCAAAGACCTTCTTAACAATCGTCGGCTGCTGTTGGCCAATCAGTATGGACTCTCTGGATTTTACAACGAGGCCATATTCCATTTTCAGCAGATTCCTCTTGAAAGGCTTAGCATGGAAGATCGCATAAACTATTATTTCGTAGGCAGTCATTTCTATGGCGATTTAGCTTTCTTTTCGAAAGATTCACAGATAGCGCAACAGTATTATCATATAGCAGACCAATATAGTGATTCTCTCAATGCCATCGCCCCCCACAATTCTATTCCATACTTATGGAGAAAGACCGAAAGACTCAACAACAGCGATCAATATCAAGAGGCACTGAAAACATCCACTCAATGGGAGAAACAGGTCAGCTACGGAACCCACGACTATGCTATCATGGCTTTCTTCCGCGCGGAGATCTACCGCAAGATGAAAAACCGTGATGAGCAGAAACGTTGGCTGGCCATATCGGCCCTGTGCGACATTAACAGTGCTGTCATGGACCAGAGTTCTCTGTGGAATCTCGCCAATCTGCTCAGTGAGGATGGCGATAACGACAGAGCCTATCAGTATATGGATTTCTCGTGGACTTGCGTTTCCCATTTCAGCACGCACATGCGTGGCTGGCTCGTTTCGCCCATCCTGACACTCATCAACAACAACTACCGCGACAGTCTGCAAAGTGCCAACCACCATCTCATGTTACTCATCGTTGTTGTCAGTCTTCTTTCCATTATTCTGCTCGGTATCATCTTCTATGTTCAACACAAACGGACACAGCTTGCCAAGGCCAGAAACGAATTGAAAAGCATCAACAGTAGATTGGAAATCCTCAACGAGCAACTTTCCAATGCTAATACGCTCCTTTCATCTACCAATCATCAGCTTTCCGATGCCAACAAGATGAAAGACGAGTACATCGGTAAATTCCTTTCCACGTGTTCCGAATATATCGATAAACTCGATAACTACCGCATCAAAGTCAATAGAAAGCTCAAGGCCAGACAATATAACGACTTGTTGAAAATGACGGAAACCGACGAGCTCAAATCCAATGAGCTGAACGAGTTATTCTACAATTTTGATACCGTCTTTCTTCATCTTTTTCCCAATTTTGTCAATGATTTCAACGCGTTGCTCCAACCCGAACATCGTATCCACATTCCCCACGGCGGACAGCTGACTACCGACCTGCGCATCTTTGCGCTCATACGACTGGGCATTGAGGAGAGTTCCCGCATTGCCGAATTCCTCAATTATTCACCTAATTCTATCTATAATTATCGTGCCCGCATTAAGAAAAAAGCCCTTTGCGACCGCAGTGAATTTGAGAAGCGCGTTAAGAATATAACGATGTAG